One region of Sphingomonas adhaesiva genomic DNA includes:
- the ssb gene encoding single-stranded DNA-binding protein yields the protein MAGSVNKVILVGNLGRDPESRSFQNGGKVVNLRIATSESWKDRNTGEKKEKTEWHSVAIFNEGLANVAERFLRKGSKVYIEGQLQTRKWQDQQGNDRYSTEVVLQGFNSVLTMLDGPQGGSGGGGGRDDWGGGGDDFGGGSRGGGGGSRGGGASSGGGSRGGGGGGNFGGGYADDLDDDVPF from the coding sequence ATGGCAGGCAGCGTCAACAAGGTCATTCTCGTCGGCAATCTCGGGCGCGATCCCGAGTCGCGCTCGTTCCAGAACGGCGGCAAGGTGGTGAACCTGCGCATCGCCACGTCCGAAAGCTGGAAGGACCGCAACACCGGCGAGAAGAAGGAAAAGACCGAATGGCATTCGGTCGCGATCTTCAACGAAGGGCTCGCCAACGTGGCCGAGCGGTTCCTGCGCAAGGGTAGCAAGGTCTATATCGAGGGCCAGTTGCAGACCCGGAAGTGGCAGGACCAGCAGGGTAACGACCGATATTCGACGGAGGTCGTGCTGCAGGGCTTCAACTCCGTGCTGACGATGCTCGACGGACCGCAGGGCGGGTCCGGCGGCGGCGGCGGTCGTGACGACTGGGGCGGCGGCGGCGACGACTTCGGCGGCGGATCGCGCGGCGGTGGTGGTGGCAGCCGCGGCGGCGGCGCCTCGTCCGGCGGCGGGTCGCGCGGCGGCGGCGGCGGTGGCAACTTCGGCGGCGGCTATGCCGACGATCTCGATGACGACGTGCCGTTCTAA
- a CDS encoding sensor histidine kinase, translating to MTQPLSPSVCSEEQRVAALASHEIGTLYDSSALRQITDFAAALCDVPTALVSMVETDRQLFLARTGMDVSETPREQSFCAYAMWEDGVMVVPDATLDPRFADNPLVTGERNLRFYAGAPLVSDEGYPLGSLCVLDTRPRPEGLTAFQRQGLEVLAANVLARLRDKREGAARRASEREALAAASDSDLRFRTLADTMPQMVWSTLPDGYHDYYNARWYEFTGAPVGTTDGEGWNDMFHAEDRDRAWAVWRRSLETGAPYQIEYRLRHRDGTYRWVLGRALPIRDEDGRITRWIGTCTDVHEQKLALEEREVISQELSHRIKNIFSVIAGLIQFAARSHPEVAGVATDLRQRITALGRAHDFVRPHSPNSRPHLAQDSLVGLLQELFAPYQSAPGERIDIIGDDVPIDDRAATPLALLFHELATNASKYGALSVGTGKVLLAVSREGAEVELVWRETGGPAVTTPSANGGFGTQLMELSAVRQLGGTVERAWQPEGLEVTVRVPAPAFSRTSAAT from the coding sequence GTGACGCAACCCCTGTCGCCATCGGTATGCAGCGAGGAGCAGCGCGTCGCCGCGCTCGCCTCGCACGAAATCGGCACGCTCTACGATTCGAGCGCACTGCGGCAGATCACCGATTTCGCCGCAGCGCTGTGCGACGTACCGACCGCACTCGTCAGCATGGTCGAAACCGATCGCCAGCTGTTCCTGGCGCGGACCGGCATGGACGTGAGCGAGACCCCGCGCGAACAGTCCTTCTGCGCCTATGCGATGTGGGAAGACGGCGTCATGGTGGTGCCCGACGCGACGCTGGACCCGCGCTTCGCCGACAATCCGCTCGTCACCGGCGAGCGGAACCTGCGCTTCTACGCCGGGGCGCCGCTGGTGTCGGACGAAGGCTATCCGCTGGGATCGCTGTGCGTGCTGGATACCAGGCCCCGGCCCGAGGGGCTGACCGCGTTCCAGCGGCAGGGGCTGGAGGTGCTGGCCGCCAATGTCCTCGCCCGGTTGCGCGACAAGCGCGAGGGCGCCGCGCGCCGTGCATCGGAGCGCGAGGCGCTGGCCGCGGCGAGCGACAGCGACCTGCGCTTCCGCACGCTGGCGGACACCATGCCGCAGATGGTGTGGTCGACGCTGCCCGATGGCTATCACGATTATTACAACGCGCGCTGGTACGAATTCACCGGGGCGCCGGTGGGCACGACCGATGGCGAGGGCTGGAACGACATGTTCCATGCCGAGGATCGGGATCGTGCCTGGGCGGTATGGCGCCGGTCGCTGGAAACGGGGGCGCCGTACCAGATCGAATATCGCCTGCGCCACCGTGACGGCACCTACCGCTGGGTGCTGGGGCGCGCGCTGCCGATCCGCGACGAGGACGGGCGGATCACGCGCTGGATCGGGACGTGCACCGACGTCCACGAGCAGAAGCTGGCGCTGGAGGAGCGCGAGGTCATCAGCCAGGAGCTGAGCCATCGCATCAAGAACATCTTCTCGGTCATCGCCGGGCTGATCCAGTTCGCGGCGCGGTCGCATCCCGAGGTGGCGGGCGTCGCCACCGACCTGCGCCAGCGCATCACCGCGCTGGGCCGCGCGCACGATTTCGTACGCCCGCACAGCCCCAATTCGCGTCCGCATCTGGCGCAGGACAGCCTGGTCGGGCTGCTGCAGGAGCTGTTCGCCCCCTATCAGTCCGCCCCCGGCGAGCGGATCGACATCATCGGCGACGACGTGCCGATCGACGATCGCGCCGCGACCCCGCTGGCGTTGCTGTTCCATGAGCTGGCCACCAACGCGAGCAAATACGGCGCGCTGTCGGTCGGGACCGGGAAGGTGTTGCTGGCCGTCTCGCGCGAGGGCGCCGAGGTGGAGCTCGTCTGGCGGGAAACCGGAGGGCCGGCGGTGACGACGCCGTCGGCGAACGGCGGGTTCGGCACGCAGCTGATGGAATTGAGCGCGGTGCGCCAGCTGGGCGGCACGGTCGAGCGCGCGTGGCAGCCGGAGGGGCTGGAGGTGACCGTCCGGGTGCCGGCGCCGGCGTTCAGCCGGACGTCAGCGGCCACCTGA
- the metW gene encoding methionine biosynthesis protein MetW, protein MNLRPDLAIIARHVRPGARVLDVGCGDGDLMAALRDGRGVDARGLELDATNVALAMARGLPVIQGDADSDLAGYPDQSFDYAILSQTLQTARAPDRVLEELLRIGRRAFVSFPNFAHWRVRLSLLWGGRMPVTRLLPERWYDTPNIHHLTIDDFRAHLRERAITVEGAWFLSGDKNTGGAAANFLAEHAVFLLTRNPSR, encoded by the coding sequence ATGAATCTGCGCCCCGATCTCGCGATCATCGCGCGCCACGTCCGGCCCGGCGCGCGCGTGCTGGACGTCGGCTGCGGCGACGGCGACCTGATGGCGGCGCTGCGCGACGGGCGCGGCGTGGATGCGCGCGGGCTGGAGCTGGATGCGACCAACGTCGCGCTGGCGATGGCGCGCGGGCTGCCGGTGATCCAGGGCGACGCGGACAGCGACCTGGCGGGCTATCCCGACCAGAGCTTCGACTATGCGATCCTCAGCCAGACGTTGCAGACCGCGCGCGCGCCGGACCGCGTGCTGGAAGAATTGCTGCGGATCGGGCGCCGCGCCTTCGTCAGCTTCCCCAATTTCGCGCACTGGCGCGTGCGGTTGTCGCTGCTGTGGGGCGGGCGGATGCCGGTGACGCGGCTGCTGCCGGAGCGCTGGTACGACACGCCCAACATCCACCACCTGACCATCGACGACTTCCGCGCGCACCTGCGCGAGCGGGCGATCACGGTGGAGGGGGCATGGTTCCTCTCGGGCGACAAGAACACCGGCGGCGCGGCCGCCAATTTCCTGGCGGAGCATGCCGTATTCCTCTTGACACGGAACCCTTCGCGTTGA
- the metX gene encoding homoserine O-acetyltransferase MetX, whose protein sequence is MLTTPSDLDQRFGLARRVTLPGPLRLDSGALLAPVDIAYETYGTLAPDGENALLLCHALTMDQHVAGPNPRTGKPGWWTRMVGPGRPIDTDRYFVICANVLGSCMGSSGPASIDAATGRPYAMAFPVITIRDMVRAQAMLLDHLGVARLAAVVGGSMGGMQALSWAATYPDRVRAAVVIASTARHTAQNIAFHEVGRQAVMADPRWNGGDYYGGEPPAAGLAVARMAAHITYLSEAGLTEKFGRRLQAREHKSFGFDADFQVESYLRYQGLSFTDRFDANSYLYITRAMDYFDLAEEHGGLLAQAFRGAGTRFCLVSFDTDWLYPTADSRSIVQALNAAGAPASFVELSSPYGHDAFLLDSPELERLVGGFLRAGR, encoded by the coding sequence ATGCTGACGACCCCTTCCGATCTCGACCAGCGCTTCGGCCTGGCACGGCGCGTGACGCTGCCGGGCCCGCTCCGGCTCGATAGCGGCGCGCTGCTGGCCCCGGTCGACATCGCCTACGAAACCTACGGCACGCTGGCGCCGGACGGCGAGAACGCGCTGCTGCTGTGCCACGCTCTGACGATGGACCAGCATGTCGCCGGCCCCAATCCCCGCACCGGCAAGCCGGGCTGGTGGACGCGGATGGTCGGCCCCGGCCGTCCGATCGATACCGACCGCTATTTCGTCATCTGTGCCAACGTGCTGGGCAGCTGCATGGGATCGTCCGGCCCCGCCAGCATCGACGCGGCGACGGGACGTCCCTATGCGATGGCCTTCCCCGTCATCACCATCCGCGACATGGTGCGCGCGCAGGCGATGCTGCTGGACCATCTGGGCGTCGCGCGGCTCGCCGCGGTGGTCGGCGGATCGATGGGCGGGATGCAGGCGCTCAGCTGGGCGGCGACCTATCCCGACCGGGTCCGTGCCGCGGTGGTGATCGCCTCCACCGCGCGGCACACCGCGCAGAACATCGCCTTCCACGAGGTCGGGCGGCAGGCGGTGATGGCCGATCCGCGGTGGAACGGCGGCGACTATTACGGCGGCGAGCCACCCGCCGCGGGCCTCGCGGTGGCGCGGATGGCGGCGCATATCACCTATCTGTCGGAGGCCGGGCTGACCGAGAAATTCGGACGCCGGCTGCAGGCGCGCGAACACAAGAGCTTCGGCTTCGACGCCGATTTCCAGGTCGAAAGCTACCTGCGCTATCAGGGGCTGTCGTTCACCGATCGGTTCGACGCCAACAGCTACCTCTATATCACCCGCGCGATGGACTATTTCGACCTTGCGGAGGAGCATGGCGGGCTGCTGGCGCAGGCGTTCCGCGGGGCGGGGACGCGCTTCTGCCTCGTCAGCTTCGATACCGACTGGCTCTATCCCACCGCGGATTCGCGCAGTATCGTGCAGGCGCTCAACGCCGCGGGCGCACCGGCCAGCTTCGTGGAGCTGTCCAGCCCCTACGGCCATGACGCCTTCCTGCTCGATTCGCCCGAACTGGAGCGGCTGGTCGGCGGGTTCCTGAGGGCGGGGCGATGA
- the hisC gene encoding histidinol-phosphate transaminase → MTDAALAPTPKPWIMGIAPYVPGRATAEDGRPVVKLSSNENPFGTPAAARDAYRSAADELERYPDAAAVELRAALSAHYGVEADRIVYGTGSDEVLHLAAGTFAGPGDEIVFVRYGFAVYEIAARRVGAVPVIAADADYATDVDAILAAVTERTKVVFVANPNNPTGTYTSREEIARLHAGLPRDVLLVVDQAYTEYLEAQDDDGALELPRTQPNVLVTRTFSKIFGLAAERVGWGYAAPEVIAAMHRIRAPFAFGIGAQRAAIAALGDAGFVRHSREHNATWRAWFADQIAALGNAGLRAVPSKANFVLVLFEGTVSAEAAYRALMAAGYATRWLPGQGLPHGLRITIGSEGDMRAVVDVLRALVERAG, encoded by the coding sequence ATGACCGACGCCGCTCTTGCCCCCACCCCGAAGCCCTGGATCATGGGGATCGCTCCGTACGTCCCGGGTCGCGCCACCGCGGAGGACGGGCGCCCGGTGGTGAAACTGTCGTCGAACGAAAACCCGTTCGGTACTCCCGCCGCGGCGCGCGACGCCTATCGCAGCGCCGCCGACGAGCTGGAGCGCTATCCCGACGCCGCCGCGGTCGAGCTGCGCGCGGCACTGTCGGCGCATTACGGGGTGGAGGCCGACCGCATCGTCTATGGCACCGGGTCGGACGAGGTGCTGCACCTGGCGGCGGGCACGTTCGCGGGGCCGGGGGACGAGATCGTCTTCGTCCGCTACGGCTTCGCGGTGTACGAGATCGCGGCGCGCCGCGTGGGGGCGGTGCCGGTGATCGCCGCCGACGCGGACTATGCGACCGATGTCGACGCGATCCTGGCGGCGGTGACGGAGCGGACGAAGGTCGTCTTCGTCGCCAATCCCAACAACCCGACCGGCACCTATACGTCGCGCGAAGAGATCGCGCGCCTCCACGCCGGGCTGCCGCGCGACGTGCTGCTGGTGGTCGATCAGGCCTATACCGAATATCTGGAGGCACAGGACGACGATGGCGCGCTGGAGCTGCCGCGCACCCAGCCCAACGTGCTGGTGACGCGCACCTTCTCCAAGATCTTCGGGCTGGCCGCCGAGCGGGTCGGCTGGGGCTATGCCGCGCCCGAGGTGATCGCGGCGATGCACCGCATCCGCGCGCCCTTCGCGTTCGGCATCGGTGCGCAGCGCGCCGCGATCGCCGCGCTGGGCGACGCGGGGTTCGTGCGCCACAGCCGCGAGCACAATGCGACATGGCGCGCCTGGTTCGCGGACCAGATCGCCGCACTCGGCAACGCCGGTCTCCGCGCGGTGCCCAGCAAGGCCAATTTCGTGCTGGTGCTGTTCGAGGGCACGGTGAGCGCGGAGGCGGCGTATCGGGCGCTGATGGCGGCGGGCTACGCCACCCGCTGGCTGCCGGGACAGGGGCTGCCCCACGGGCTGCGCATCACGATCGGCAGCGAGGGCGACATGCGCGCGGTCGTCGACGTGCTGCGCGCGCTGGTGGAACGGGCGGGCTGA
- a CDS encoding prephenate/arogenate dehydrogenase family protein — translation MLPFSRVAIIGLGLLGSSIARAVRQAMPTVRMTGHDASAEVREVARRIELVDDVADTPGAAVIDADLVILCVPVGAMEAVATVIADDLPAEAIVSDVGSCKASVARALSAVLPPARVVPAHPVAGTEKSGPESGFATLFRGRWCIVTPLAESDASAVERVSAFWRRLGADVEQMTPDHHDLVLAVTSHLPHLIAYTIVGTADDLETVTQSEVIKYSAGGFRDFTRIAASDPTMWRDVFLSNKDAVLEMLQRFSEDLSQLQRAIRWGDGDALFDRFAKTRAIRRSIVDQGQDDAAADFGRRHD, via the coding sequence ATGCTCCCCTTCTCCCGGGTCGCCATCATCGGGCTGGGGCTGCTCGGCTCGTCGATCGCGCGCGCGGTGCGCCAGGCGATGCCGACGGTGCGCATGACCGGGCATGACGCCAGTGCCGAGGTGCGCGAGGTGGCGCGGCGGATCGAGCTGGTCGACGACGTCGCCGATACGCCGGGCGCGGCGGTGATCGATGCCGACCTCGTCATCCTGTGCGTGCCGGTGGGGGCGATGGAGGCCGTCGCGACCGTGATCGCCGATGATTTGCCCGCCGAGGCGATCGTCAGCGACGTCGGCAGCTGCAAGGCGTCGGTCGCGCGCGCGCTGTCCGCGGTGCTGCCGCCCGCGCGCGTGGTACCCGCGCACCCGGTCGCGGGCACCGAGAAGAGCGGGCCCGAATCGGGCTTCGCCACCCTGTTCCGCGGCCGCTGGTGCATCGTCACCCCGCTGGCGGAAAGCGACGCCAGCGCAGTGGAGCGGGTGTCCGCATTCTGGCGCCGGCTGGGCGCCGATGTCGAACAGATGACGCCCGACCACCACGATCTGGTGCTGGCGGTGACCAGCCACCTGCCGCATCTGATCGCCTATACGATCGTCGGCACCGCGGACGATCTGGAGACCGTGACCCAGTCGGAGGTCATCAAATATTCCGCCGGCGGCTTCCGCGACTTCACCCGCATCGCCGCGTCCGACCCGACGATGTGGCGCGACGTGTTTTTGTCGAACAAGGATGCGGTGCTGGAGATGCTCCAGCGCTTCAGCGAGGACCTGAGCCAGTTGCAGCGCGCGATCCGCTGGGGCGACGGCGATGCGCTGTTCGACCGCTTCGCGAAGACGCGCGCGATCCGCCGCTCGATCGTCGACCAGGGACAGGACGATGCCGCCGCCGATTTCGGCCGGCGGCACGACTGA
- a CDS encoding S41 family peptidase → MAGLLASCGGGDGGGGASSSSGGTATAPTPTPVPVSTPTPSPTTAGGCSLRARQDWLLAQMNEWYLFPETLPTMLDPSRYTDLEDYLDALTATARAQRRDRQFSYVTSVAEETAYYTAGTTGGFGVRLTFDGANRLMVTEAFEGGPALLAGIDRGTEIVGIGYGENSVRSIASYVAAGDQAAFYQAVDPGTANATRVFRVIGGDGATRDVTLRTADFDLSPLSPRYGAKVLDDGGRKVGYVNLRTFIGTADDQLRSAFATFRAQGVTNLIVDLRYNGGGLLATAGTFADLLGGNRTRGDVQSYTTFRASKSSENETRFFEREAQAIVPTRVAFIGTGGTASASEYVINAMIPYLHGNAALIGTNTFGKPVGQIALDNPACPDDRLRVVALSIQNAARQGDYFDGLASKVEASCQATDDLTHPMGDPGESSTRAALDYLAGRSCSRIGASASLSRTALATPARRIVTPERPTTAQRETPGLF, encoded by the coding sequence ATGGCGGGGCTGCTCGCGTCGTGCGGCGGGGGCGACGGGGGCGGCGGCGCGTCGTCGAGCAGCGGCGGCACGGCGACCGCGCCGACCCCGACGCCCGTCCCGGTGTCGACGCCGACCCCGTCCCCGACGACCGCGGGGGGCTGTTCCCTGCGCGCGCGCCAGGACTGGCTGCTGGCGCAGATGAACGAATGGTATCTCTTCCCCGAGACGCTGCCGACGATGCTCGACCCGTCGCGCTACACCGACCTGGAGGATTACCTCGACGCGCTGACCGCGACCGCGCGGGCGCAGCGCCGCGATCGCCAGTTTTCCTACGTCACCTCGGTCGCGGAGGAGACGGCCTATTACACGGCGGGGACGACCGGCGGCTTCGGCGTGCGGCTGACGTTCGACGGCGCGAACCGGCTGATGGTGACGGAGGCGTTCGAGGGCGGGCCGGCGCTGCTGGCCGGGATCGACCGCGGCACGGAAATCGTCGGCATCGGCTATGGCGAGAATTCCGTCCGCAGCATCGCCAGCTATGTCGCTGCCGGGGATCAGGCGGCCTTCTATCAGGCGGTCGATCCCGGCACGGCGAATGCGACGCGGGTGTTTCGCGTCATCGGCGGCGACGGGGCGACGCGCGACGTGACCTTGCGTACCGCCGATTTCGACCTGTCGCCGCTCTCGCCGCGCTACGGCGCGAAGGTGCTCGACGATGGCGGTCGCAAGGTCGGCTACGTCAACCTGCGCACCTTCATCGGCACCGCCGACGACCAGCTGCGCAGCGCGTTCGCGACGTTCCGGGCGCAGGGCGTCACCAACCTGATCGTCGACCTGCGCTACAACGGCGGCGGGCTGCTGGCGACCGCGGGGACGTTCGCCGACCTGCTCGGCGGCAACCGGACGCGCGGGGACGTGCAATCCTACACCACGTTCCGCGCCTCCAAGTCGAGCGAGAACGAGACGCGCTTCTTCGAGCGCGAAGCCCAGGCGATCGTGCCGACGCGCGTCGCGTTCATTGGCACCGGCGGCACCGCGTCCGCCAGCGAATATGTCATCAACGCGATGATCCCGTACCTGCACGGCAACGCCGCGCTGATCGGTACCAACACCTTCGGCAAGCCGGTGGGGCAGATCGCGCTCGACAACCCCGCCTGCCCCGACGACCGGCTGCGCGTGGTGGCGCTGTCGATTCAGAATGCCGCGCGGCAGGGCGACTATTTCGACGGCCTCGCCAGCAAGGTGGAGGCGAGCTGCCAGGCGACCGACGACCTGACGCATCCGATGGGCGACCCGGGCGAATCCTCGACCCGCGCCGCGCTCGACTATCTCGCGGGGCGCAGCTGCTCGCGCATCGGCGCCAGCGCGTCGCTGTCGCGCACCGCGCTCGCCACCCCGGCGCGGCGGATCGTCACGCCCGAGCGCCCGACGACCGCGCAGCGCGAGACGCCGGGGCTGTTCTGA
- a CDS encoding DUF1810 domain-containing protein: MDLDRFVAAQAADYDRALAELTAGRKRSHWMWYIFPQIAGLGRSPTAQFYAIRDLAEARAYLAHPLLGPRYRASVAALMDHRGRPAAAILGEVDALKLRSSLTLFARAGAGADVDAALSAFYPGPDAATLRLL, translated from the coding sequence ATGGACCTCGATCGCTTCGTCGCCGCGCAGGCGGCCGACTATGACCGCGCGCTCGCCGAGCTGACGGCGGGGCGCAAGCGCAGCCATTGGATGTGGTACATCTTCCCGCAGATCGCGGGGCTGGGCCGCAGTCCGACCGCGCAATTCTACGCCATCCGCGACCTGGCCGAGGCGCGTGCCTATCTGGCGCACCCGCTGCTGGGGCCGCGCTACCGCGCCAGCGTCGCCGCGCTGATGGATCACCGCGGCCGCCCGGCGGCGGCGATCCTGGGCGAGGTGGATGCGCTGAAGCTGCGCTCGTCGCTGACGCTGTTCGCGCGCGCCGGGGCGGGGGCGGATGTCGATGCCGCGCTGTCGGCATTCTATCCCGGCCCCGACGCGGCGACGCTGCGCCTGCTATAG
- a CDS encoding GGDEF domain-containing protein, translating into MASKAIDIRQATTGDRLFTQIGAFLTAHRLSPDPAHYAFAYEVLKNAGGVIARRVAEITDGGVRLTAQDIEQLGGRAIAGAPVTDTDSEPMVADTATHEAMIERVLMQIDGFGDTMRNAHADANTFGRDLERSAAQMRDAGPAASAEEIGRLTDNMIERVRQAEAKLDAARRETDELRTALEEARGSARTDPLTDLPNRRAFDEAFAALPPSTPIVVSICDIDHFKRVNDSFGHAVGDRVIRAVAKTLAEQCDCLVARYGGEEFALLFRNLSLDEAARRLEKARHDMSARRLRVRETGEAIGTISFSAGVAEGVPSEGRAAMIGRADAALYRAKDQGRARTIMAP; encoded by the coding sequence GTGGCGAGCAAGGCGATCGATATCCGGCAGGCGACGACGGGCGATCGGCTGTTCACGCAGATCGGCGCGTTCCTGACCGCGCACCGGCTGAGCCCCGATCCCGCGCATTACGCCTTCGCGTACGAGGTGCTGAAGAACGCCGGCGGGGTCATCGCGCGCCGCGTCGCGGAGATCACCGACGGCGGGGTGCGGCTGACCGCGCAGGATATCGAGCAGCTCGGCGGTCGCGCGATTGCCGGCGCGCCGGTCACCGACACCGATTCGGAGCCGATGGTCGCCGATACCGCCACGCACGAGGCGATGATCGAGCGCGTGCTGATGCAGATCGACGGTTTCGGCGACACGATGCGCAACGCGCATGCCGATGCCAACACCTTCGGCCGCGACCTGGAGCGTAGCGCCGCGCAGATGCGCGATGCCGGCCCGGCCGCCAGCGCGGAGGAGATCGGCCGCCTGACCGACAACATGATCGAGCGCGTCCGCCAGGCCGAGGCGAAGCTGGACGCCGCCCGCCGCGAAACCGACGAACTGCGCACCGCGCTGGAAGAGGCGCGCGGCTCCGCGCGGACCGATCCGCTGACCGACCTGCCGAATCGCCGCGCCTTCGACGAGGCGTTCGCCGCGCTGCCGCCGTCGACCCCGATCGTGGTGTCGATCTGCGATATCGATCACTTCAAGCGCGTCAACGACAGCTTCGGCCACGCGGTCGGCGACCGCGTCATCCGCGCGGTCGCGAAGACGCTGGCCGAGCAGTGCGATTGCCTGGTCGCGCGCTACGGCGGCGAGGAGTTCGCGCTGCTGTTCCGGAACCTGAGCCTGGACGAGGCGGCGCGCCGGCTGGAAAAGGCACGCCACGACATGTCCGCGCGCCGGCTGCGCGTGCGCGAAACCGGCGAGGCGATCGGGACGATCTCCTTCTCCGCCGGCGTCGCCGAGGGGGTGCCGAGCGAGGGCCGCGCGGCGATGATCGGGCGCGCCGATGCCGCCTTGTACCGCGCCAAGGATCAGGGGCGCGCCCGCACGATCATGGCGCCATAG
- a CDS encoding peroxiredoxin encodes MRLLPLAALALTLAVPAEAALAPGAVAPAFSTRGAVAGKVVAIDLKQQLRKGPVVLYFFPAAFTSGCNAEARAFAEKVDAFKAAGATVIGMSADNVADLQRFSASECAGKFAVASAGPAVIAGYDVALGRQVKGRDVTSRTSYVIGRDGRVKFVHADMNPAEHVALTLAAVQKLAAR; translated from the coding sequence ATGCGCCTGCTGCCCCTCGCCGCGCTCGCCCTCACGCTCGCCGTCCCTGCCGAAGCGGCGCTCGCCCCCGGGGCGGTCGCGCCCGCGTTCAGCACCCGTGGCGCGGTCGCGGGCAAGGTGGTCGCGATCGACCTGAAGCAACAGCTGCGGAAGGGGCCGGTGGTGCTCTATTTCTTCCCGGCCGCCTTCACCTCCGGCTGCAACGCCGAGGCGCGCGCGTTCGCGGAGAAGGTCGATGCGTTCAAGGCGGCGGGCGCGACCGTGATCGGCATGTCCGCCGACAACGTCGCCGATCTCCAGCGCTTTTCCGCCAGCGAATGCGCCGGCAAGTTCGCGGTGGCGAGCGCGGGGCCGGCGGTGATCGCGGGCTATGACGTGGCGCTGGGGCGGCAGGTGAAGGGCCGCGACGTGACCAGCCGCACCAGCTACGTCATCGGGCGGGACGGCCGCGTGAAGTTCGTCCATGCCGACATGAACCCGGCGGAGCATGTCGCGCTGACGCTGGCGGCGGTGCAGAAGCTGGCGGCGCGCTGA
- a CDS encoding inositol monophosphatase family protein: MPVRPADIALAHRLADAAGAVIRPYFRQPAGVEMKADRSPVTRADREAEEAMRRILDAERSGDGIVGEEHGIKEGVTGRQWILDPIDGTRSFTVGRAIFGTLIALVEDGWPVLGVIDQPVQRERWIGVAGHATEFNGAPARTRACPALEGAIVATTSPHLFGEGDVPHYMALIAAASGGAPRQGPVYGGDCYNYGLLASGHLDVVCESGLQLYDFAALAPIVEGAGGRMCDWNGDPLTAASEGHVLAIGDPARTDDVLEALHQQHHDHHDHHDHHGR; this comes from the coding sequence ATGCCCGTCCGCCCCGCCGATATCGCGCTCGCCCATCGCCTCGCCGACGCCGCAGGTGCGGTGATCCGCCCCTATTTCCGCCAGCCCGCCGGGGTGGAGATGAAGGCGGACCGTTCCCCCGTCACCCGTGCCGACCGCGAGGCGGAGGAAGCGATGCGCCGCATCCTCGACGCGGAGCGCTCCGGCGACGGCATCGTCGGGGAGGAGCACGGGATCAAGGAGGGCGTCACCGGGCGGCAATGGATCCTCGATCCGATCGACGGCACCCGCAGCTTCACCGTCGGGCGCGCCATCTTCGGCACGCTGATCGCGCTGGTGGAGGATGGCTGGCCGGTGCTGGGCGTCATCGACCAGCCGGTGCAGCGCGAGCGCTGGATCGGGGTCGCGGGCCACGCGACCGAATTCAACGGCGCACCCGCGCGCACCCGCGCCTGTCCCGCGCTGGAGGGAGCGATCGTCGCCACCACCAGCCCGCATCTGTTCGGCGAGGGCGACGTGCCGCATTACATGGCGCTGATCGCGGCGGCGAGCGGCGGGGCGCCGCGGCAGGGGCCGGTGTACGGCGGGGACTGCTACAATTACGGGCTGCTGGCGAGCGGGCACCTCGACGTGGTGTGCGAGTCCGGGCTGCAACTCTACGACTTCGCCGCGCTGGCGCCGATCGTCGAGGGGGCGGGCGGGCGGATGTGCGACTGGAACGGCGATCCGCTGACCGCGGCGAGCGAGGGGCATGTGCTGGCGATCGGCGACCCCGCGCGCACCGACGACGTGCTGGAGGCGCTGCACCAGCAGCATCACGATCACCACGATCACCATGACCATCACGGCCGATAA